From the genome of Alkalimarinus coralli:
TACAATGGTATTGCCGTCGTTGTAACGCTTGCGTCATCAGACTGCATAGTAAAGTGGCTTCCTGGCGGGGAGCAGAATGAAGCGGCAAGGGAGCTGATCTCACTGCTGCTAAATACGCCATATGAGTATCAATTGATCATTGATGCCCCTGGAGGGGTGCCTAGCGAGGAAGGGCTCGGTGTATTTGGTAGTGGGGTGGGGAGAGGTGATGCGCTTGGTATTTCAAACGGGGCGCTGATTACCGTATAAGCCAGCTCGCCACCTTGTTTTGGACTAATAACTCAGGATGTAAGGAATAACCCAATGGAACTGGAAAAACTAATCGATAAGCTACATTCAGAAACCAGACTCGCTGTTGAGCAGGCTGCATTGGCCTGCATTGAACGTAAAGGTATTGAGATCACACTTGAGGACTTACTGCTTACATTAATCGACGGTCAGACAGAGTTTTCCAAGGTATTGCTGCAGTTTGATATTGATATCGCCAGCTTTCGTTCAGCCGTGCAGTTTGAGCAAGATACTCGATCAATGATGTGCGCTAAACCCGTTTTTTCTGAGCTGCTCATAAACACTCTTCAGGAAGCCTGGCTGATTGCTTCGCTTGAGTTGTCACTGCCTTCGCTCAGCTCTGGAACGATCATTATGGTGTTGCTAAAAAATCAGCTTCGGTATGGTCATCGTCGCTATATCGACGTGTTAAGCGATGGCGTGTCATATGATCATCTGGTAGTGCTGATTCAAGGTCTCCATAGTGCAGAAGCAGCCACGAATGCCGGACTAACAAACAGGTCAAATATTGAGGCAGGAAAGAGCACAGAGCATGAAGAAATACTTCAAAAGGTAACGACTAGCCTTACAGAACTTGCGCAGAACCAGCAGCTTGACCCGGTTGTCGGGCGTGACGAAGAAATACGGCAAACTATTGATATTCTATGTCGGCGTAGAAAAAATAACCCTATCCTGTTAGGAGAAGCTGGCGTCGGAAAAACGGCTATCGTAGAAGGTCTGGCACAAAAAATAGCTGAAGGGAATGTACCTGTAGACCTTGTCGATGTAGATCTCAGGTTACTGGATTTAGCCGCATTACAAGCGGGTGCAAGTGTTAAAGGAGAATTTGAGCGTAGGGTTTCGTTGCTGATTGATGCCATTCAGGTATCGAATAAGCCTGTAATTTTGTTTATTGATGAAGCTCATCTAATGGTAGGGGCAGGCTCAAATGAGGGAGGAGGGGATGTTGCTAACTTGTTAAAACCTGCGCTTGCGAGAGGGGAATTACGTACAGTTGCTGCAACCACTTTGGTTGAATATAAACGATATATTGAAAAAGACCCAGCGTTGGTGAGACGTTTCCAGTCGGTAAAGGTTGGGGAGCCTACAATTGATCAAACGGTCACCCTGCTACGGGGACTCAGAGATCGCTATGAACAACAGCATGGCGTCTATATTCGTGATGATGCCCTTGTTGCGGCTGCTTCAATGTCCTCACGCTATCTTATGGGGAGGCAACTGCCAGATAAAGCGATTGATTTGATTGATACTGCATGCGCAAGAGTTAAAGCAGGACTGGTAGGAAAGCCTACCTCGGTTGAATTTTTGGAGCTTCAAGTAGAAACGGTGCAACGAGAAATCGATGCGCTAACTCGTGACTTAGTCAATGATGGCTATAGCATTAAGGAGGCTCGCCCAGCAACGGATAATCCGAATGAACTTGATGAACTATATCAACGAATTGACCAGCTTACATTGCAATTGGCTGCAGTGGAGGCTACATGGCATCAAGAGCGAGCGCTGGTCAGAGAGGTCGTAACGCACCGAGACAACCTTGATGATGAATATGATGGCAGCAAAAAGCTCCAGCGGTTAAGAAATGAAATAAGTGAGATGCAGGGTGAATCACCTTTGGTTCACTACGAAGTTACCGCGCTGCAAATTGGTGAGATTTTATCGAGTTGGACAGGCATTCCTGCCGGCAAAATGCTGATGGGAGAGGCTCAGAAACTGGGCGCTTTATCAACACAGCTGGAGATGAGGGTCAAAGGGCAGTCGAATGCAACACAGCAAATTAGTGAACGTTTGTGTCAAGCGAGAGCAGGCTTAAATGACCCGGAAAAACCATTGGCGGTATTTCTGTTGGTAGGCCCGAGCGGCGTTGGGAAAACGGAAACGGCATTGACCATCGCTGATACTCTGTTTGGTGGAGAGAAGTACTTAACAACAATAAATATGTCAGAGTTTCAGGAGAAGCA
Proteins encoded in this window:
- the tssH gene encoding type VI secretion system ATPase TssH; the encoded protein is MELEKLIDKLHSETRLAVEQAALACIERKGIEITLEDLLLTLIDGQTEFSKVLLQFDIDIASFRSAVQFEQDTRSMMCAKPVFSELLINTLQEAWLIASLELSLPSLSSGTIIMVLLKNQLRYGHRRYIDVLSDGVSYDHLVVLIQGLHSAEAATNAGLTNRSNIEAGKSTEHEEILQKVTTSLTELAQNQQLDPVVGRDEEIRQTIDILCRRRKNNPILLGEAGVGKTAIVEGLAQKIAEGNVPVDLVDVDLRLLDLAALQAGASVKGEFERRVSLLIDAIQVSNKPVILFIDEAHLMVGAGSNEGGGDVANLLKPALARGELRTVAATTLVEYKRYIEKDPALVRRFQSVKVGEPTIDQTVTLLRGLRDRYEQQHGVYIRDDALVAAASMSSRYLMGRQLPDKAIDLIDTACARVKAGLVGKPTSVEFLELQVETVQREIDALTRDLVNDGYSIKEARPATDNPNELDELYQRIDQLTLQLAAVEATWHQERALVREVVTHRDNLDDEYDGSKKLQRLRNEISEMQGESPLVHYEVTALQIGEILSSWTGIPAGKMLMGEAQKLGALSTQLEMRVKGQSNATQQISERLCQARAGLNDPEKPLAVFLLVGPSGVGKTETALTIADTLFGGEKYLTTINMSEFQEKHTVSRLIGSPPGYVGYGEGGVLTEAVRQKPFSVVLLDEVEKADPDVLNIFYQVFDKGTMNDGEGRLIDFRNTVIVLTSNLASDQIETLCASSLDENESDEDAIDDAVLLEKIRPTLNHYFKPALLARMEVLTYRPLEKSTLRLLVGSKLEKLSLRLSAQGICLHVADSVLSALSSRCVLVEAGARHIDKLINQHIAAKLSKIILLSVEQQESLADVYVSYQENEFVVSRLPVNESSEANADLLGQL